The genomic stretch CCAAGTAATGCATAGCTCAATGCAACTGTAGCTCCGCCTCCAAGCCCAGAACTAAACGCTGTAATGGTATCATCAAGAGATAAACCTCCAAGTAGACCACCAGCGATTGCGCCGACAACAAGAGCGACGACAACATGTATACGAAATAGGCTAAGGCCTAGCATAATTAAAACAGCAAGAATAACGGCATTCATCGTGCAACAACCTTTCAACAAATCCTTTAGTTTGGTAAATCACTAATAAGTTAACACGAAAGAGTTTTTGTGTCAATGGAAGACGTTGCCGTTTGGAGCTGAACGCCAACTACAAATACAGTGTCATATGGTATAATAGACTGATCATTTACATATCAAAAGGCTTGTTTATCTCGCATTACACAGTCCAATTCACATCTTAGTTAGCCTCTTTTTCACCATTCGTTCGATTTAACTTCTAATTCTTCGGGTACACCATTCATAGGAATCATGTAGAAAGGAAGATGTTGTCACTCATGGATATTTTGTTAAACTTTCCGCTCTGGGCAGCGCTTTTCGGTGTTGTGTTTGCGCAGTTCTTAAAAGTACCGATCTACTTTATTGCTACAAAACAAATTAATTGGTCCTTATTTAATGCCACTGGTGGGATGCCAAGCTCTCACTCCGCTGCCACAACAGCGTTAGCGACTGGCGTTGGCCTTGAAACAGGTCTGGATTCACCTATTTTCGCCGTTGCTGCGATGTTCAGTATTATTGTCATGTTTGATTCCACAGGCGTTCGTAGGCAAACGGGTGAACAAGCGATTGTCTTGAACCAGCTTGTGATGAATTTTAATAGATTTGTATCTGAAGCCAAAAACTGGCAGCAAAAACAGGAGCGAGAAAAGATTGAAGAATTAAAAGAACTGCTTGGCCAT from Bacillus sp. Cs-700 encodes the following:
- a CDS encoding divergent PAP2 family protein; translated protein: MDILLNFPLWAALFGVVFAQFLKVPIYFIATKQINWSLFNATGGMPSSHSAATTALATGVGLETGLDSPIFAVAAMFSIIVMFDSTGVRRQTGEQAIVLNQLVMNFNRFVSEAKNWQQKQEREKIEELKELLGHKPIEVLVGGLLGIISTIILYYIFQLA